Sequence from the Suncus etruscus isolate mSunEtr1 chromosome 1, mSunEtr1.pri.cur, whole genome shotgun sequence genome:
tgttatttatattagaAGAAATGTCAGCCTCTGCTGAAGtaaaaatcatctttaaaaatctaggaaaatagaacaaaaccaacagaaaaaataggagaaattaATTCTAAAGTGAAAATTTAGTGGGGTTGAAAACCAAGacaaatatagtaataataaactAAATGAGTGTTGTTCTTTGGATATATAATGAAAAAAGTCTTAAGAAATAACTCTAGGAGTTGAAAAGTTGCAAAATGTGTATCTAAAGAAACAATGTTAAAATCATGAaaataggggcctgagcggtggcgcaagtggtaaggcatctgccttgcacgtgctagcctaggaaggattgcagttcgatctcctggcctcccatatggtcctacaaaccagaggcgatttctgagtgcatatccaggagtaacccctagcgtcactgggtgtgcccccccaaaaaaacaaaaaaaatcatgaaaatatatacaacttaaaaattataaatgcagaaaaatgttttcaaacaTATTTCCAAAATTTGCTTGACATCATAGCAAATTGAATAGATTACAGTTCTTTAAGAGTATTAACTTCCTAGATTTAAGTGTCTGGGGAAAATGCTGGTTTTCTAACCCCATTTTTTTCTCCTGGAATCCTCTGATATTTAAACAAAAGATTGTGGATAGAGCACATAACCCATGGAAAAGGCAAGTCATCACTGTATAGTATTTTTATGGTATTTATTATAAGTATATCATTACATTATAGTAACAGCAAAACATTGGGAAAGCATAGTATTAGTAAAGAATATTAAACTGTGGAATAGTCATAGTACAAAATGAGGAGATTCTATTTGTAGAGATAAGAAAAGAACGCCTAGACATATTGTTTCATTAGAAAAAGGAAATTGCggaacaatatataaaaatatgtaagtcTCAAAACAGGAGAGGAGACCAGACAGGAggtgagagaaatgaaagaagagagcCAGAGAGACTGAGAAAGATAATGAAAGTAATAGATAAACAGTACTGAAGAGTTAACTGAGGTGGTAGAGAAAGTTAGATTGGATAATGGAATCTTATCTTTAtctcaacttaaaaaaaagtgattgtgtgtgtgtatgtgtgtgtgtgtgtgtgtgtgtgtgctggagtAAATAATACAGCACTTAGGGCTGTTGTCCTGTATGTAGCAGACTGTGTTCTCTGCTgtattcaggtattactcctggctctgtgctcagggattactcctggcaggagagatctggggttctgggactTAAACCCAGATTGAATATAGGCAAGGCAAGTTAGTGTCCTAGCCATATACTATCTCTGACCCctacttttaaattctttttgtttttttgggggggtcacacctggcagcgataaggggccactcctgactctatgctcagaaatcgcccctggcaggcacaggggaccatatgtgatgccaggattcgaaccaccgtccttctgcatgaaaggcaaatgccccacctcaatgctatctctccggtccctacttttaaatttttaccatAACAATAAATGGATATATAGAATGATCGCACaggatataaaacaaaataaaatgaaataactctattgtatgaaaataatacccaaagaaatagaaaagtgaGTGGGAGTAGAGTGAAGTTAAgaaagagaagggaccactatgacagcaagagttggaaatgataattctggaaaagaactggaacttgaaaggaagtaaagtaattTGTATGTACTCTTTCAGTAATATTATTGCAAgcctaaagtgaaaaaaaaggcgataaagagagagaagaaaagtttcTGCTATAGAAGCAGGCTGAGTTTGGGATTGGGCTGAtgggagggtaactggggaaattggtgataGAAAAATGAACACTGGCAAAGGGATGGGTATTGAAGTGTGTAAcccaaactcaactatcagtaacttGTTAACTCTGTATGTCTTGgtgatttcatttaaaaatgttaaaaatggatATAGTTcaggaaatagaataaaattttaaaatagtataaaaatatctATCTTGACTGAAGTTTCTAGGAAGAGTCTAAAGGGTTGAAGTGGTGTGTATTACTGCCGCAGATACCACCCTCTTCCTCCAAAtatctttaaaaactatttttatcacTTCTCAAGTTTTTCTCCATTCACCCACTCATCCACTTGCTCTCATAATATTCTCCCCACCTCTTCTCTATAAGATATAAGATTTATTCAGCACTCCCTATTCGTTTTCCATTTATCCACTCCAATTTTAAAGTATGATTTCAAACACTTGACAGTACAAAAAACCATCTTAGCTGTCATGCACCCATTTGAATGAAGAAACACTTGAGTGTATATTTGCTTCAGGTCTATTTTTAATTTACGAAGAAATGACATataggatctctctctctctctctctctctctcatacaacactctctctctctctctctctctctctctctctctctctctctctaatatattaaactaaaaaaggGAGGTGTTCTTCTGTTATCTTTAAATACCAGTGGCTGCAGACCTGCTTTCACGCCTCTCCAGATACAGCCTTCCATCGGAGCCCCCTTTTCAGGGCGCCCTTGACTTCTTTGTTGCGAAGGCTGTAGATGAAAGGGTTCAAGGTCGGGGTGACCACCGCATAGACCACACTGGCGAAGCGGTCATAGCGGGCCGAGTAGGCCGAAGATGGCCGGAAATAGACCGAGAGGACCGAGCCAAAGAAGAGCGATACCACCACTAGGTGGGCACCACAGGTAGAGAAAGCGCGACGACGACCTCCTGCTGACTGCaccccgagcaccgccaggaggaTGTGGGTGTAGGAGAGGGACACGAGGAGCAGCGGGGTCAGGACCACGGCCAGGCCCTCGGAGAAGATGGCAGTCTCCGCAGCCGAGGTGTCCGAGGTGGCCAAGCTCAGCATCACCGTCATGTCGCAGAAGAAGTGGCGCACGGCGGCCGCGGGCGGGTAGGACAGTGCGGAGATGAGCAGCGTGTGCAGCAGCGAGTGCAGGTGCGACAGGGTCCAGGACGCGGCCACCAGCACCGCGCAGCGCCGGGGCGTCATGACAGCACCGTAGTGCAGGGGCCTGCACACGGCCACCGCGCGGTCGTAGGACATGGCAGCCAGCAGGTAGCTCTCGGTGATGCCCAGCGCCACGAAGAAGTACATCTGGGCGAAGCAGCCCTCGAAGGACACAACCTGGCCCGACTGGAGCAGACCGATGAGCAGCCGGGGCACTGTCACCGTGGTGAAGCAGACGTCGACGAGGCTCAGGTGGCCCAAGAAGTAGTACATGGGGGAGCGGAGGGCCGCGTCGGTTCTCACCACCGCCACCATGCTCAGGTTACCCAGGGCATTGAACAGATAGACCCCGAGGAAGAGCAGGAACAGCAGCGGGTGGACGTCTGTTCCGTCCATCAGGCCGAGGAGGAGGAACTCTGGCGAGGAGGAGAGGTTGGCCAAGACCATGGAGAGTCAAGACAACAGGTCCGAGCactgagggaaagagaggagggcAGCAGGTTTACATGCTGGCGCTTCTGGTGAAGCTCCTACAGGCTGCAGTTCCATGTCACTGAAAATGTCCTCTTGCTACAATGGCTTGCCAACCACTTTACTTACTTAACAGACACTGATTGTATGAAGAAATTGAATCTCAGGTACTGGGTAGGCTCAAGCCTTGCAATAGTTTAGGTTTCCT
This genomic interval carries:
- the LOC126021092 gene encoding olfactory receptor 1L6; the protein is MVLANLSSSPEFLLLGLMDGTDVHPLLFLLFLGVYLFNALGNLSMVAVVRTDAALRSPMYYFLGHLSLVDVCFTTVTVPRLLIGLLQSGQVVSFEGCFAQMYFFVALGITESYLLAAMSYDRAVAVCRPLHYGAVMTPRRCAVLVAASWTLSHLHSLLHTLLISALSYPPAAAVRHFFCDMTVMLSLATSDTSAAETAIFSEGLAVVLTPLLLVSLSYTHILLAVLGVQSAGGRRRAFSTCGAHLVVVSLFFGSVLSVYFRPSSAYSARYDRFASVVYAVVTPTLNPFIYSLRNKEVKGALKRGLRWKAVSGEA